One genomic window of Panicum hallii strain FIL2 chromosome 6, PHallii_v3.1, whole genome shotgun sequence includes the following:
- the LOC112896772 gene encoding wall-associated receptor kinase 2-like — protein MGKVESKRMVVVAFAAVVATLLLMLPPLGGAAPAAAATGPGSNNCTRWCGNISIPYPFGVEPGCYHGPGFNLTCRNGSRRHGPPELFLGDGNVQVLEVSVEDSTVRINSTGVVELPYDGSGRATNSTWGLGLPESGPFFLSESTNMLEAIGCNIQVSILGGGNNRLVSSCTAICPSIGPGSVTAGNGSCTGIGCCQASIVLGYPFYTIQMKWLPGDIALTLAAYIVDQSFDFSLDMINGKDPKALPATLDWIVSNSTCPTNETAFECRSTNSYCQNHTSWVHSGYLCQCSTGYEGNPYVSDGCQDIDECRFPDKYVCYGICENKPGNFSCQCSHGYTGNASVPNGCIDINECEHPEAYPCYGICLNSIGSFLCQCPNGTYGDPFTKGGCITIVKKSFTGLSIGLGVGGGTSILFLALGVPFIMHKIKLRKVKKMKEKFFKQNHGLLLQQLISQNANIGERMIISLRELEKATNNFDRARVIGGGGHGVVFKGIIDLKVVAIKKSRIVVQREIGEFINEVVVLSQVNHRNVVKLFGCCLETEVPLLVYEFISNGTLYQHLHIEGPISLPWVDRIRIALEVARALSYLHSAASIPIFHRDIKSTNILLDESLTAKVSDFGTSRYIPIDRTGVTTEVQGTKGYLDPLYHYTGRLTDKSDVFSFGVLLIELLTRKQPFIYRSEHGDNLVSHFRKLLAIGNLVGIIDAQVMREEDGEVQEVAAVAAMCTKLRGEDRPTMREVETTLESILVKKKQVPCINTRRHDEVEAPVHYMSIELVSNELSRQHTIKEANTGEASRQFTMEEEVLLSESYPR, from the exons ATGGGGAAGGTAGAAAGTAAGAGGATGGTCGTCGTAGCGTTCGCTGCTGTAGTTGCCACGCTGCTGCTGATGCTGCCGCCGTTGGGCGGCGCGGCACCAGCTGCGGCAGCCACCGGGCCGGGGAGTAATAATTGCACTAGGTGGTGCGGCAACATCAGCATCCCCTACCCGTTCGGCGTCGAGCCCGGCTGCTACCACGGTCCCGGCTTCAACCTCACGTGCAGGAACGGCTCCCGTCGGCACGGCCCGCCGGAGCTGTTCCTCGGCGACGGCAACGTGCAAGTGCTGGAGGTCTCCGTTGAAGACAGCACGGTGCGCATCAACAGCACCGGCGTCGTGGAGTTGCCGTATGATGGAAGTGGTCGCGCCACGAACAGCACATGGGGACTCGGGCTTCCGGAGAGTGGGCCGTTCTTCCTGTCGGAGTCGACGAACATGCTCGAAGCGATAGGATGCAACATCCAGGTTAGCATCCTTGGGGGTGGGAATAACAGGTTGGTCAGTTCTTGCACTGCTATATGCCCATCGATAGGCCCCGGCAGCGTTACTGCGGGAAATGGTAGCTGCACGGGCATCGGCTGCTGTCAGGCGAGCATCGTCCTCGGCTACCCTTTCTACACCATCCAGATGAAATGGCTTCCTGGTGACATAGCCTTAACTCTTGCTGCCTACATAGTTGACCAGAGCTTCGATTTCAGCCTGGACATGATTAATGGGAAAGATCCTAAAGCGCTTCCGGCCACACTAGACTGGATAGTTAGTAATTCGACATGCCCAACAAATGAGACCGCCTTCGAGTGTCGCAGTACCAACAGCTATTGCCAAAACCACACTTCCTGGGTGCATAGTGGGTATCTGTGTCAATGCTCTACGGGCTATGAAGGCAATCCTTATGTTTCTGATGGATGCCAAG ATATCGACGAGTGCCGATTTCCAGACAAATATGTTTGCTATGGTATTTGCGAGAACAAACCAGGAAATTTTAGTTGTCAATGCAGCCATGGCTATACGGGCAATGCTTCCGTCCCAAATGGATGTATAG ACATCAACGAGTGTGAGCACCCAGAAGCCTACCCATGCTATGGAATCTGCCTAAATTCCATCGGAAGTTTTCTTTGTCAGTGTCCTAATGGAACCTATGGCGATCCCTTCACAAAAGGGGGATGCATTACCATCGTCAAGAAATCCTTCACAG ggTTAAGCATAGGGCTTGGAGTTGGCGGTGGCACCAGTATTTTATTTCTCGCATTAGGTGTCCCCTTCATAATGCATAAAATAAAGCTGCGGAAGGTGAAAAAGATGAAAGAGAAATTTTTCAAGCAAAATCATGGATTATTATTGCAGCAGCTAATATCACAGAATGCAAATATTGGGGAAAGGATGATTATTAGCTTAAGGGAGCTTGAGAAAGCTACAAACAATTTTGATAGAGCACGTGTGATTGGTGGTGGAGGGCATGGAGTTGTGTTCAAAGGAATTATAGATCTAAAGGTCGTGGCAATCAAGAAATCAAGGATCGTAGTACAAAGAGAAATTGGTGAATTTATAAATGAAGTTGTTGTTCTTTCTCAAGTGAACCATAGAAATGTTGTGAAActatttggatgttgcctggagACAGAAGTACCACTGCTAGTTTATGAGTTCATCTCAAACGGAACCCTTTATCAGCATCTCCATATTGAAGGACCGATATCACTACCATGGGTTGACCGAATAAGGATTGCACTGGAAGTTGCTAGAGCTTTATCCTACCTACATTCAGCTGCTTCTATACCTATATTTCATAGAGATATTAAGTCCACCAACATACTTCTTGATGAAAGTTTAACAGCAAAAGTATCTGACTTTGGAACTTCAAGATACATCCCAATTGATCGGACGGGAGTAACTACAGAGGTTCAAGGAACAAAGGGTTACCTAGATCCCTTGTACCATTACACAGGTCGACTAACGGACAAGAGTGATGTGTTTAGTTTTGGTGTTCTTCTTATCGAATTGCTAACTAGAAAGCAACCATTCATCTATCGGTCCGAACATGGGGACAACCTTGTTTCACATTTTAGAAAGCTCCTCGCAATAGGTAACCTTGTTGGCATCATAGATGCTCAAGTCATGAGAGAGGAAGATGGAGAAGTCCAAGAAGTAGCTGCTGTAGCAGCAATGTGTACTAAATTGAGGGGAGAAGATCGGCCAACAATGAGAGAAGTGGAGACGACACTCGAAAGCATACTGGTTAAGAAGAAGCAGGTTCCATGTATTAATACAAGAAGGCATGATGAGGTTGAAGCTCCTGTTCACTACATGTCAATTGAACTGGTTAGTAACGAATTGAGCAGGCAACACACTATTAAAGAAGCGAATACTGGTGAAGCAAGCAGGCAATTTACTATGGAAGAGGAGGTATTGTTGTCGGAAAGCTACCCCCGATGA